The following nucleotide sequence is from Scheffersomyces stipitis CBS 6054 chromosome 4, complete sequence.
TACAAGAGGTAATGGTGACAACGGTGGTAGAGAGTTCAGTAACTTCAGTAAGAGGACAGTAAGTAGTGTAAGAAGTGACAACACCGTTGATGGTCTCAGTGGTGAGCTTTGGAGTAGCTGGGACAGTGGCCAAAGAACACTTGTCttcagaacaagaagtaaTGGTGACAACAGTGGTAGCAACATCAGTGACAGTGGTAGCACCACCTTCGGAAGAAGCACCAGCACCAGTAGAAGCACCAGTaccttcagaagaagaggaagcACCAGTAGCGTCAACAACAGAGAAAGTAGTGTCACTAACCAAGGTACCGTCAAGAGTCTTCAAGGAATCAGCGAAGTCAGAAGCAGCATCTCTTTCGTTAAGTTCAACTtgcttcaacaatctctttctgatAGAAAGAGTGGTGTTGGAAGCGAGGTGTTCTTCGACGTGGACTTGGTACAATGGGGCGTTAGCACCACCGTAAAGTTCGATGGCTGGGATTTCGATAGTTCTACCGGCGTTGACAATGTCAGTGAAGTATCTGATGTTGTTAACGATGGTGTAGTAGAATTCAACGTTGAAATCTTGGATAGAGTTGAATTCGAAGATAGTTGGCAATTCAGCTGGAATTGGGAAAGTACAGACACCAGTAGCCAagtcaacaacttggacgGTGACACCGTTAACTTGACAAGCAACGTCTTGAGCGAGAGCCAATGGGGCAGTCAACAAGGCTGTGAAAGCAGCGATAGATCCGAGTCTAACCATTTTTATTAATATAAGCGAGAGTAAAGGTTAAATTGTAAAGCCTataagaagagaaaaaagTATTTTACAAATCAATTACAACCCAGGGGATTCCGTTCATTAAATATTGGCTGTAGATGGGAATTGCGATTAGCTTGTCTACTATGAGAGAAAGGtacaaaaaaaatatttCGCATCCTTCctcaaattcaacaataagATCCCAAAAAGAAACACTACAGCTTTTTCCTGGTAGACAGACTGCATTTGCATCAGATGCAGCAAGAAACATGCAACTCGCACTTGCAGGATACATAAAAAATATCCATACAGGAGAAAAGCTAATGTACACTTCTAGTTAAATTTCAAGGCTAACTCATTAGTAAGAAACTGGCTGGTAGTTTACAGAACGGAGCTGACAATGCGTGCTGAAGGACTAAGAATAGATACCATGAGCATCTACTTTCAAATCTCCccagaaaatgaaactaGTTCCACGTTCTCATAAAGAGACTAGTTAATTGGGTATCGTTCCCGCCTGTTCATCAATTTACGAAGATTACACTTACATTGTGGATTTTTACACAGCGGTCCTTAATAAAGTGATGCCCACTAGTGTGTTGGGAAAAGCTCAATGGATGAGGAACATATCCTGAACAATAAAAAAAATAATCACGAAATGTCATTGATACACAATTGACATTGAATTTTGGTTCACTTACAGAGAGAGGCCCACAGCTTCAACATATTTTCTAATAATAATTATTCCACTTGCACTTTCCCAAAAGATCGCAAGTTCTCGTAAGGGATCGTAGAAGGGATAACTCTGGTATCCAACTAGAAGAGTTCTAAATTTAATCATAGGTTGTTTTCCGCGCCATCGTTGTGAAGTGCTGAGACTTGGTGGATCTAACTTTTATAGGTTCTTGTGCTTAATTGGGATCTACAACGTATGAATTAGGCATCTCATCGATGACTGCCATTAGATGGCTTCAAGCACCAGAATTACGGTGCGGAAACAAGGTGCATCCATTGGTGTTATTTACGGGGTCTGAGTCATTGACAGGTACTTGTTTGGTGTTAGAAGTTGCAATGTTTTCTAGGTAGTGGTTACAATATTGGCCTACTTGGTTATCTAGCAATTATTTGGAAGTACGATTTTTTCGATCTTTCAAAATATTTTGTGATCCACAAAATTGAGCGAATAGTATAATAAGAGATCGAAAAATATTTCGTTTTAGGAAGCATAGGTACCATATAGgtttgtattcttcaataatatcGATATTATTTGAGTGACTTTGCTATTCCATCAATGATGAGAGAACGACACAGGATGGTttaacaacttcttttgcaactgTCTAGACTACTTTGAAATTATTTACAGTCTACTTACATTGACAAATCGAGAATATTCAAAACAAATGATATAATTTCAACATGTCTAGATTATTTATACGAGAATGCAACGGCCTGGTTGACTTCCAAGTAATCTAAGTGAAGCTAGATACACAGAGCAAGAactccattttcttctatatttTTTTTGGTATGTAAGGAGTAGAGGCATTTCTCAAAGTTCACATCATACACAACATGAGTGACTACTTTGTCCCCAACTGCACAAGTTGATGGTGAAAATTCCGATCTGTCGCTAGTTAGTTTTGTGAAGTTTCAGTACTGGGACGTTTGCATCAACTAGGGCTTGCAGAAGCTCAAATGGAACTTGACGAAAGATGAAATGGAGCATCCTTTGTCTGTTATTGGATCAGGAATGGTTCAATCGGTGGCTACGGAGATAACGAGACCGCAGCAAGCACATACATATGTTGATGACTATTATATATGAAGTTAGGCACGGAACTTTTAGAGGACTACCGAAGTGAAACTTACATGTAAAGCTACCAGAAGCCATGACAAGGTGGGACAATGAAGAATGCATTAGCCTAAGTATAGCCCTACTTGACAAGGTATGGTTGACAAAATAAGCTGAATCGAATGATGTGCTCATGATGTACTAGGACCGGTAAGGAAAGTGAAACTACCGATTAAGACATCGCTACAGAATCGTAGTTAGACACGCCTTACGGTGCTAAaaagttgtagatgttgGAGCCATCTCTATTTCTGGCCCGAATAGTACTGGTTCTCCAGACTAACCGAAACAAACGTGGGTCTGAAAACAAACTATCGGCTCGATTAGGCCCCATGTGTTGAACGCATGTGAGCAAGCGTGAAgataacaacaacaacgtAGCAATCGTAAGCTTAGAATTGCAAATGCGAGTAGAGAATACAATAGCCATATGTTAGGGATTTTAGGAAGCGTAGAGATCGAACTAGATAATAGCAGATAATTGTGGTTGAACTAATCCGTTCAAATTGGACTCAACAGAGGGGCGACCAGATCACATTACGGTGTAAAATTATAGACTCAGAACTAGACAGAAAACTAAAGACCAAGCAAAAGCTCCCATAAGTGACTTTGGCCTCTTAATTGGTGCTAAATTAATTACGAAAGAGGTCTACAGCTAATCTTTTAGGGGACAATTGTAAACAGAATTAGTGTGAACTCCTCCACTACAAAAAATATGTACCGACTGTAAGAAAATTCCTTATAGATAGAAAGCTAGAAAATTCTTATCAAGGAGGGCGAAGAAATGTATCGTACTAAAAAGTGAAGATTATGGGCACAAAGTGGGGAGAATGAGTTAACGGAAAAGTACGTCCACTTTATGCAGGTAATGCTGGCTCAAAAAACATGGTGAGATTTTGGTCCTGTACCTGGAGCTGGCTTCAGATAAGCAGCTCATCGCGCCCGAAGGAAATCTTGCGGCACAAGCCGGACAGTTTTTGGCAGCGTCACTTTCATGTCGAAGTCAATGCCATGTATATCTTGCATTGTGCCCTATTTGAAACTGAAATCGGACTTTTCTACCTAGTTAGTGGTTTCTTCGCTCAAACCACCCCTTCGACGTCAAGTACGGACCATGGCTTTAACCAGCGGAGGCACAAGATGTCCTGAACAAGGCGGAGTGCACAAGATGAATCTTGTAGTGCAGTTTCCGTGCTCGTAACCAATTTAGTCCGTAAATAATATTCTCAAATTTCAATGTATTCCTGTTTATAGTCTATAGAAGCGCATGGCGAGTGCAGGATATTAATTTATATTTTTTTCCAAAGTGGTTAAATCCCCCTTAAATCGCGAAATATTCTTTAGTATAATCCACCAGCTCCTGGAGTACCGTTCATATCTGGGCTCCGCGCTCAACGAACTGGTGGGCGTAGCATGCGTTGCAGAATGTACGGCTTCCGTATGAACTTGAATGAGTCTTGGACTGATGACCTTTTTCAATTGACTCGCAACTGGGGTGCGTTTCTGTCCTTATGCCCTTAGATACTGCGGGAGACCCAGTAGAAGTGTGCAGCCTACGGATAGAATTTTCTTGCGGATGTACACACAAGGAGTTAAATTGTCTCATCGCCAGATTATAAATAGACAATCCTAGCGATTGCTAAGTCAAGCCGGAACTGGACAATGTTTTTGCGAGAGTTGCACTATTGTTTATGGATGTATCGTTAGTTGTCGTGGAAGCGGCGTTGTTGTCATTGCCGTAATGCCTCTGTGGAAAATATCAAATCGCATGGATTATCAGCCACCCCAAGGATGGAGGTAGAATCGATGTTTGGTGAAATTTTCACGTTCCGGTGCATAGCGTCTAATTCTTCTCACTATTTTGTAACTGATTCTTCCATTATGACATCTTGGTGCATTAAATTGCACGCGTATGTACAATGTGTTGAGAATCTCAATGTTGAAAGGGCCAGAAACGCGAGTTTCACCGAACAACCACTCCTTGCTCATGTAGCCCAGGAGGAACAATAAACGCCAGTAATAATATTATAGCGGACGCCACATTCGATCTCGTGGTCTAGCTTCTATTATTCAGGCTACTGTAAGGTCCACGTTTTTCTGAAACTACAAGAATAGGCACAACAATGTGGATTTTCCTCGAGGCCATAACCGTTTAACATTTAACGGAGTTTCTTGTTTAGATTTCATGGCAATATTTTGAATGAGTAGACACCAGCAAAAATTGCAAGAGGTGGAGAAATGCCTTCAACATCTTAATAGGCCATGTAAATCTACGGGCGGGCTCTTGTTCCACCATCTGCTTGTGCTTAGGAATATTATTCCGTCTCCGGTTTCGTATCTAATTCATATTATTCTCTACTAATTCAAGTTCTGCCATTAGTTCTCGTAGCCAGTCCTAATTCTGACTCTCTTTCCCAATTTTGATTGCTCGAAGCATGTGGAAGCATTAGTAATGTTCGTCATCGCCCCCGAAGTCAAGGTACTTTCTTGAGTTTTGGATCGACAGACTTATTTAGGAACTGCGGGCGTTAAGGTGCCTGTTTTAGTTTCGTAAGCTGCAGATAACAAGAATACCAACCTCTTACAATGCCAATCTCTGCTATCTACCGTTTGTAACAGATAGATCCAGCAGATGAGCGCTTGAGGCGTGCCGCGGCCTCAGAAATGACCAGTTTTGACAGAATCGTACAAGCAAGCAAAGAAGCTAGGTTACGAGCTGGTTTATTATTACACAAGTATAATACACAAGAGGTAGAAGCAGTGATGTCATATGATTTCGCTGCGTGGAATAAGTAGCTGCTGATTCGGCTGCCACGTCAAAAGTGAGGCGCCATCGGGCTGTATGACTGGAATCCAGTGGATCTGATCCAGCTTTTGATTAGGTGCTGGTGCTGGGTGCTGGTTCTGGATTACTGTAGTAGTTACCGAAGGTTTACTGATTTTTATGTAGCTTGAAGTTTTCTTATGCCTGTACTAACTTTTTACTGTTACCTGTGCTAAAGAGTACCCTTTGCGTGTGAGAAGTTTATACTGTAGAGTTTATGCTGGTCTCGgaagagttcaagttctgtTTCTATACGATCGATCACTCTGGTGAGAAatcagccaacttcttgtcatTGGACTGTTTATCGAGATTGTCATCTACACCTGACCAGTCTACTTGGATACGTCTAACGTTGGACATGTCTGTGTTCTTGAGGAACATATTCTTCTCCAGTCTCCAGACATCTTGGACATCTTCAAACGCCTTGTTCCATACTTTGTCGTAGACCTTCTTAATCTTGGCCTCTTCCTTCTGTCGGATTTCTTCCAGGGCCATCCATTCCATGTGCTTCAAGTCGTCAGAGGAAGGCTCGTAGATATGCCAGATCACATAGTGCGGTAATCCGATCACCGAATAGCCCATTCTCTTACTTAACTTGCCAAAGGCTTCCGTTTCGGCATGTTTCTCGAATGAAAACGCTGGGAAATGAGCTCCGGTACGGAAAACCTTGGCCTTGGTCAAGATGGAAACACCTCCAATCCCGTCCAATTCCATCTCTACCTCTGGGTCTCCATAGGGGTCACGTAAGTAGGCCAAATGTGGTCTCCAGGTTTGGTACTCTACATAGCCTTCTACAATACAAGCGTCTTCATCCAACGTTTCTGCCAACAGAAGCCCTCCGTCTGACTCCTGCCACGAGTTCAAGTCATATGGCTGCTGGTTGCCCAACCAGTCAGGCAACGGTCTCCATACATTGGGCACTATTACGTCTTTGTCGTGGTGCATCAAGTCTTCTAGAATAGTAGGGGGCACTGTTTCGACGTCAGCGTCACGCCAGTAGACATGAGAATGGTAGGGTTTAATTGCGACAGTCCAGAGCCAGTTTCTAGCTCTAGCCATCAATTTACGTCTGGGACCTTGGGCGGCAAAACCATGTCTATCGGAGAAGCCTTGACCTATAACTTGGCCGAAGTCCTTTTCAAAGATCTCGATTTCACCAAATCTTTTGGAAGTGTCCGGATCGGTCTGGACCTCCTTGAGATGCTTCTGCAACTCGCCCATAGTGTCGTCCGAAGAATCTGACACGAGAAATGCTAGATCTATAAGATTATGAGGGTATGTGAGATTCTTCATGTGGCCAAAGAACATGGGCAAATGGGGAGCAGCGTCTCTCAACGGTACACAGAACAACACCCGCTCTTCGTGCTGCCAGCCGTTTGCCAGTCCGTCATAGTGATCCAAGTCAAAATACTGAACTGTAGGTATTTTCGAGAAATTGGGTGTGTAGACTGGTGATGAGAATGCAGAAATTTGGGCCTTGACGAAAGCGACTAAGACAATGATGGCCACGACACCGTAGAGGATCTTCGATTTAAGCGCCGTCTTAACCGACGAAATTATCGCCTTCTTATTTAGCGACTCTTTGCCGTGGTCTTTGTAGTCGTAGGGGCTCAAAATCTGAGACATCGAGAACGACATATAGTAAAACGTATAGTAATTAGAATGAGACTCTCAAGACTTTCGGAACTTCCCAATCTGAAAGcttgaaaacttgaaagCTTGATATCAGAATCTTCTAGAAGAAGGCAATGATTTGATGAATAAATGAAAATAGTATTTCAATACGTGGTTCAATATGGAATGTTGTCTCTATCACGAAATAACACGTAGATATTGAATATGATGAATGATGAAGTATAACTGGAAGTAGCTACAAAAGCGAGGTATATCGGATGCTGGCGATGATAGTAGCGATTGCAGTTATGAAGTCGAACAGTAtgatattgaaaagatACAATATTGAGATAACTGAACAGATTTCAacagaaatgaaatgtGTAGTCTAGGGGCTGTGAGTCTTGTGGATTAGTCCTTGATGAGGATGTTtagttgaagaactacGATTTCTTGACGAAATACAGAGATCCAGTGGATTCAGATAGTAGcaattgttgaatgaaACCAATTGAAACCAATGGAGTCTATAACCTTATAGTGTCTCCTACGATTGTTTATGAAAGAAACAGCGCCAGTTCCAATACCTGTTCCAATACAGTCCCAATGACAAAGATGCGAGCGAAGAGACGGAGAAATCTCAACTATGGGGAATACGATCCGAGTGCCTTAAGCAATAAAAACTACCTCCAACTAAGCGTCTAGTGAAAGTCAAATCTAAAATAcaatcaatttcaaaatccAAATCAACCACGTCGTACAAAATTTTTCCCACACTGATTACGTCCTTATGTTCTGCGCTGTGTGCACCACTGAGACCGTGGGCGGCTGGGAGAGATAGAGAGACGCAGCGGCAGCTGTACGAAACTATAAGGCCTATCGGGAAAATAGTGGCAGAATATGGACCAGTGGAAAGTCAATTAACTGTAGAATGGAGAGAAGATAGACACTATCCAGCCGTGTAGTTGCCAGAGATAGAATCCTGTAGTGTGATCTGATTCTCTTCCCAGATTTCACTCAATGAGCATCGCACTATCCTACACTGAAAAAGTCAATTACACCATCTGGgaagttgaaaaaaataGACTGCCCCATTCTTGTCGGCGGCTAATGGTCTACTGGGCTCAGAAGCCGTATATATTGCTACATCAAATACagatttcaattttatCCTTCGTTTATATTGTAGATTattttctcatttctaTCTCAGGAACTCTTAGCAAACAAGGTTTAATAATATATCACTTTTCACTTCCACAAGACAATTCTTTTTTCTGGCGCTATTCTTTCGCTGCTGTCTTTTTCACCTGCTCCTAAAAATATTGTTGAGAAAATACTGCCATGGTAGGCGCCCCGTATGTTAGACGGTAAACCTCTTGGTAGGTGCCAAAGACGCCGCCAAAACACGTGCAAACGCCCGTTGTGTAGCCTGGAATACTTCTACATTTATCACCTCGCTCGACGGCATTTGTACGCCAATTGTCTCACAAACTCTCGTCTAATTTCGCTAcatattttcttctctatctCATCACCACCATCAACCCTCGCTTGACAAGGTAGACAGCGAATCACGTGAAAACCTTGAACTATTGCCCGATTAGGCAGGTTGCTTGCTATTGCCTATCTGGGCTACCAGCATCCACTAATGCACCCATGACAGCTCCAACTTCGGTAATGTCCAGCGTGTTCGGTGCATATGTAATTGCAGTTCACCCCTTATCCTGGACATCTCTAGGTTTTTAGTCTTGCTTCTTGGAGCCGAAGCTTTAGCCAGAAAATACCACTTGCGCCATCAAAATAACCGTTCCTATTGTTTCACATGGCTGAAACTACAGATGTACCGTCCTGGAATCTGGTTCTGAACAAACGGTTAGCATTGGTGAACATCCCCTCTTTTAAGGAAACAACAATAAACTGTGAGCCCTTGAATCTCGTCTTGATAAGATGCCCAATATTTTGTGTATGTGACAAATCTAAGGCagcatcaacttcatctaaAATATACATTGGAGCTGGCTTGAATTGAAGCAATGCCATGATCAACGAAAGCGCGATCAATGATCTCTGACCTCCAGAGAGCTCTACCAAACTCTCTTTCCATACTTCTCCTAGCTTGACTTTAACTTCTAGACCTTTTGTAACGTCCATCATATTACTAGGTACCAACTTAGCAAATGATCCTGGCAACAAATCGGCAAAGATCTGGCCAAAGTCAGTAGACACTTTCTGGTAAGTCGAATTCAAAGTTTCTCTCTTGTAGCCATTCAATTTCTCGATAGTGTTTACGATCTTGCTCTTATCCTTTTCAATAGTCTTGACCATCTGTTTCAAAGAagcttccttcttttctacattgTCAATCATACTCATGATGTTGACATTCACCTTTCTCTTCATGCTCTGGAACTTTTCTTGGAGCACCTCTAGTTGGTCACGGCCCTCGTCCAAATTGATATTTGGATGTTGTTGTACCAAGTTCTCTACAACATTAGCATCAGTAACCCAGTCATTTTCACTGATAATTGCGTCAAgtctattcttcaaattcttcgTGATAGTACTCGACTTCTCCAATTCatggttcaacttctgcatTTCTAATTTAGAATTGCTCAAACTTtcattcttgtctttgataatcttcatcaattcattaatttcttcatccaaaCCAAGCAAATTtgctttctcttcttctaattGAACCCTGACAATGACTAATGTATCGTTCAACTCTGCTCCCTTTTGTTCCATGGAGCTTATTTTAGCAGTTAATTCTTGGATAGTATCAATCGTGGTTTGTAGAGAAGCCCTAGCTTGAATCAAGTCTGACTTTTGTTGttctccttcaacttcgatAGCCTGATATTTATCTGTCAATTTATCCAACACAacttgcttcttttctacctctttcttcaatgcgACAACATCTTTCTTAAGATCCTTCAATTTAGAGCCCTTGTCACTGTTGAATTCACGTATGTCTTTTTCAATGACATTAATTTCCTTTTCGAAATTTTGACAGTTACTTTCTTCCTGTCGAATTTGCTCTTGCAATCCACTTATTTCAGCCTCGTTGGCCTGGTTCTGCTTTAGAATCACAGAAGAAGGgttgttttccaattttcttTCTAATAAGGATAACTCGTGCTTTTTCAAAAGTAATTCATTTTGAAGGCCCTTCGTGTTTTCTATCAACGATTCCATTCTTTGTATTTCTTGTCTGATTTCGTTTAATTTATAGTTCACTTCGGATAACCTCTTTGATACCTTATTGTATCTCTGTACCTTGATTATAATAGAGGAATCGTTCTTACGCGAACCACCTGAAAGATTTCCCTCGGGGTCGTATACGTCACCTTCCAATGTAATTGATCTAGATCTAATCTTGGGATCAAAAGTGATAGTCTTAGCTGTATTGGGATCGTTACACACAAATGTCGTTCCAAAAATATATTCCATTGCCTTGACCAACTCGTCCTGGAACTCTATAAGGTTAATGGCCAACTCCACTTTGTTTGGAGCGAGTTTCTTGGCGTAATCAACAGTGCGTGGATCAATTGAACTAGCGTGGATCTTATCAAGAGGTATAATGGTTACTCTTCTCTTTAATTGACCTCTTTCCAAAAGCTGAGTAGCAACTTCGGAGTTTTCTACGACGACATTATAAAGTCTCCCACCAGCGCAAACCTGCAAAGCCAAAGCCTTATCATTAGAAGTTTCAGGCAACTCAAAAAGCTGAGCGACTATGCCTCGTACCAAACTGTCATTGAAGTTTGCTGAAGGTCTGGAATATTGGAAATCGATGTTTCCTATTTCTCTCTTCATGTGGTTTAATTCACCGTTAAGCTTGTACGCATCGTTGTGAAATTGCTTTTCTTGCAGTTTAAGTTCGGCTATGACGCTTGGGTCGAATCCTAATTTACTGCTTACCTCTTGCTCCATCGCTGCGATGTCAGATCTGTATGCTTCCATGTCGGATAAAATGTTCTGGTTTTCGGCCTTGGCCTGAACAAGTTTTTTCTTGTCGTTTGATATTTGACTCTCAAGGTGTGctatcttcaacttggacgTCTTGATGAAGTTCTGAGATGTATTTAGTTTGGTCTTGAACTCTTTGAGTTGAGCCGAATAGCCTGTGCTCATATCACCAGTTGCTGAAACACCAGTAGACAATGTCGATAACAACTCATCCTTCTTGgtgtattcttctttcaacttctggagctgTTCAGTTGCATTATCAAAATCATTTTTAACACTATTGTACGTATCAGAgttgttttccaagtttgatTGTATCTCTGCgatttgattttcaagtttctgCTTCTTATTTTGTTCGTCTTTCAAGTTATCGTGGGCAATTTCTTTGGAAGTGTTGAGACGGGTAATCTCTGTGGATAGACGAGCTTCTTGCAGCTCCAATTCTTTGAGCTTTCCTTCATTATTCAACTCTGCTTCACGCTGCTTTCGCACATGTGTCAAATCGTCGTTCAAATTCTTTATTTCGTTGCCTAACTTGTCAATTTCACTAGTAAGAGCTGCCATACGGGACTCATGCTCGCTCAAAGAATTCGAGTAGTTGGTGAAAGAATGTGATAATTTGGTGTAGTCATGTGCAGCAATGATCCTTGACAACTTCTCGAGGTCTGTTTGTGTCTGTTGGTACTCCAAAAAAGATCTTTTCTCATTCCGCAACTTTTCGAGCTTGGGatcgatttcttccttgagCAAACTACGAATCTCTGTGAGTTTAGCCTCCTTCTTCGCCATTGTCTTTTGTGCCTTGtcttttctctcttcaaAAGTTCGTGTTCCTGAggcttcttcaatcaacgacaagatcTCAGTGGGTTTCATGTTCAACACTTTGGTAATCTTACCTTGCataatcaagaagttggggttgttgatgttcaaTTGAACAGATTGAAACAAGTTGAGCACTGTCTGCTGCTGCGCTTTGTGACCATTGATCAAATACTTGGAACTTCCACCTAATATGATTTGTCTTGTAACTGAAATAGTAGAACAATTTTCAAAGCCTATGGGTGATTTCAGGACTTCAGAATTGTCAAATACTATAGTGACACTGGCTTTTGTCACACCAGCCTGGCCTCTTTTATAGATCAAATCTTGCAAGTTTGACGCTCTCACTGTTGCCATGGAAGCAATACCCAATACGAAACAGATGGCATCCAAGATGTTGGACTTTCCAGAACCGTTAAGTCCTGTTATGGCATTGAACTGGCCATCCCAGCCGGAAATCACCGTACGCGTTGCATACGACTTGAACCCGTCGATGATCAACTCGTCGACCTTCATCTGGCAATAAGTATAGTATACAGCGTTTGGTAAATGGAATTTAGAAGTTAAATATAAAAAGTGTGtagagaaaagaacaataGTGAAAACTGAAACTGAATAATTCTCATCTCTAGTAAGCTcttcttaactatggagaaGTTTGTTTATGTTTCGAGATTTGATTTGAGCGCGCTCTCATTTATGATGGGAGCAAAAGGAATATATACAGTCCAAACTTGGGTTCTATTAGCAAAATCCCGATGATAAAATTCATTTCTAAGTTCAAACATAGAAGATTCTAACAAGTAAATCACTGTGGAACAGAGGTCAAAAGGGTATGGTGGTACCTTCAAGAATTAATTGGATCT
It contains:
- the ANP1 gene encoding Mannan polymerase II complex ANP1 subunit (M-Pol II subunit ANP1) (Aminonitrophenyl propanediol resistance protein) (Mannan 8 Protein of the endoplasmic reticulum with a role in retention of glycosyltransferases in the Golgi, also involved in osmotic sensitivity and resistance to aminonitrophenyl propanediol), which codes for MSFSMSQILSPYDYKDHGKESLNKKAIISSVKTALKSKILYGVVAIIVLVAFVKAQISAFSSPVYTPNFSKIPTVQYFDLDHYDGSANGWQHEERVLFCVPLRDAAPHLPMFFGHMKNLTYPHNLIDLAFLVSDSSDDTMGELQKHLKEVQTDPDTSKRFGEIEIFEKDFGQVIGQGFSDRHGFAAQGPRRKLMARARNWLWTVAIKPYHSHVYWRDADVETVPPTILEDLMHHDKDVIVPNVWRPLPDWLGNQQPYDLNSWQESDGGLSLAETLDEDACIVEGYVEYQTWRPHLAYLRDPYGDPEVEMELDGIGGVSILTKAKVFRTGAHFPAFSFEKHAETEAFGKLSKRMGYSVIGLPHYVIWHIYEPSSDDLKHMEWMASEEIRQKEEAKIKKVYDKVWNKAFEDVQDVWRSEKNMFLKNTDMSNVRRIQVDWSGVDDNLDKQSNDKKLADFSPE
- the YWP1 gene encoding Fasciclin and related adhesion glycoproteins, with the protein product MVRLGSIAAFTALLTAPLALAQDVACQVNGVTVQVVDLATGVCTFPIPAELPTIFEFNSIQDFNVEFYYTIVNNIRYFTDIVNAGRTIEIPAIELYGGANAPLYQVHVEEHLASNTTLSIRKRLLKQVELNERDAASDFADSLKTLDGTLVSDTTFSVVDATGASSSSEGTGASTGAGASSEGGATTVTDVATTVVTITSCSEDKCSLATVPATPKLTTETINGVVTSYTTYCPLTEVTELSTTVVTITSCKEDKCVLTTVPATPSEATTTVEGVETIYTTYCPISEETPYVTVSGTPVPATPAVVSKTTEGVVTSYTTLVAVTETVAAAEQTPAAPGAPEVTPAAPAAPGVETVASAPGSTVAPINTFEGAAVSNYGKSLLAIALIPLAYLI
- the SMC2 gene encoding Chromosome segregation and condensation (go_component nucleus~go_function ATP binding~go_process chromosome segregation); protein product: MKVDELIIDGFKSYATRTVISGWDGQFNAITGLNGSGKSNILDAICFVLGIASMATVRASNLQDLIYKRGQAGVTKASVTIVFDNSEVSKSPIGFENCSTISVTRQIILGGSSKYLINGHKAQQQTVLNLFQSVQLNINNPNFLIMQGKITKVLNMKPTEILSLIEEASGTRTFEERKDKAQKTMAKKEAKLTEIRSLLKEEIDPKLEKLRNEKRSFLEYQQTQTDLEKLSRIIAAHDYTKLSHSFTNYSNSLSEHESRMAALTSEIDKLGNEIKNLNDDLTHVRKQREAELNNEGKLKELESQEARLSTEITRLNTSKEIAHDNLKDEQNKKQKLENQIAEIQSNLENNSDTYNSVKNDFDNATEQLQKLKEEYTKKDELLSTLSTGVSATGDMSTGYSAQLKEFKTKLNTSQNFIKTSKLKIAHLESQISNDKKKLVQAKAENQNILSDMEAYRSDIAAMEQEVSSKLGFDPSVIAELKSQEKQFHNDAYKLNGELNHMKREIGNIDFQYSRPSANFNDSLVRGIVAQLFELPETSNDKALALQVCAGGRLYNVVVENSEVATQLLERGQLKRRVTIIPLDKIHASSIDPRTVDYAKKLAPNKVELAINLIEFQDELVKAMEYIFGTTFVCNDPNTAKTITFDPKIRSRSITLEGDVYDPEGNLSGGSRKNDSSIIIKVQRYNKVSKRLSEVNYKLNEIRQEIQRMESLIENTKGLQNELLLKKHELSLLERKLENNPSSVILKQNQANEAEISGLQEQIRQEESNCQNFEKEINVIEKDIREFNSDKGSKLKDLKKDVVALKKEVEKKQVVLDKLTDKYQAIEVEGEQQKSDLIQARASLQTTIDTIQELTAKISSMEQKGAELNDTLVIVRVQLEEEKANLLGLDEEINELMKIIKDKNESLSNSKLEMQKLNHELEKSSTITKNLKNRLDAIISENDWVTDANVVENLVQQHPNINLDEGRDQLEVLQEKFQSMKRKVNVNIMSMIDNVEKKEASLKQMVKTIEKDKSKIVNTIEKLNGYKRETLNSTYQKVSTDFGQIFADLLPGSFAKLVPSNMMDVTKGLEVKVKLGEVWKESLVELSGGQRSLIALSLIMALLQFKPAPMYILDEVDAALDLSHTQNIGHLIKTRFKGSQFIVVSLKEGMFTNANRLFRTRFQDGTSVVSAM